In Candidatus Syntrophosphaera sp., the following are encoded in one genomic region:
- a CDS encoding peptidylprolyl isomerase yields the protein MHLVARVFDLDITEEEVLGESRELIGQETSLAQIHALNRLIDRCLLLHEALVSGVSATEEEFDSALLETLEEMDIAPLNAMQTRAMEERIRRRIIIRKYVQQVCAKDILIADDKLFAFYEDQKEVLFASEIIHASHILIQASEPEAEQKAKELRARIKDAEDFWSLCKDHSQCPSGCRLGDLGWFPRGRMIKEIEDVAFSLKPGQVSEVFRSRYGYHILMVTDKKIQQSVPFEDIRDSLKSHLIQLEREFFLIRHLNQLRENYRDQIQILDENYNS from the coding sequence ATGCATCTGGTCGCAAGAGTTTTTGACCTTGACATCACCGAAGAAGAGGTTCTGGGCGAAAGCCGTGAACTGATCGGGCAAGAAACGTCCCTGGCCCAGATACATGCGTTGAACCGGCTCATAGACAGGTGTCTGCTCCTGCATGAGGCTCTTGTTTCAGGGGTTTCGGCCACCGAGGAGGAGTTTGACAGCGCACTGCTGGAAACCCTGGAGGAGATGGACATCGCTCCATTAAACGCAATGCAGACCCGCGCGATGGAAGAGCGGATACGCCGGCGCATCATCATCCGCAAATACGTACAGCAAGTGTGCGCCAAAGACATACTCATCGCTGACGACAAGCTCTTCGCCTTCTATGAGGACCAAAAAGAGGTCCTCTTTGCCTCAGAGATCATTCATGCCTCGCACATCCTCATCCAGGCCAGCGAACCGGAAGCGGAGCAGAAAGCAAAGGAACTGCGGGCCAGGATCAAGGACGCGGAAGACTTCTGGTCCTTGTGCAAAGATCATTCCCAATGTCCCAGCGGCTGCCGCTTGGGAGACTTGGGCTGGTTTCCCCGGGGCAGGATGATCAAGGAAATCGAGGATGTGGCCTTCTCACTCAAACCAGGCCAGGTCAGCGAAGTTTTCCGTTCCAGGTACGGATATCATATCCTGATGGTGACCGACAAGAAGATCCAGCAATCAGTGCCCTTCGAAGATATCAGGGACAGCCTCAAATCCCATCTGATCCAGTTGGAGCGGGAGTTTTTCCTCATCCGGCATCTGAACCAACTCCGCGAAAATTACCGGGACCAGATCCAGATCCTGGACGAAAACTACAACAGCTAA
- a CDS encoding ATP-binding cassette domain-containing protein, producing the protein MLPILRTVSLSKSFLLAGKPRLILDGLDFQMAPESFVCVVGSSGCGKSTFLELLAGITRPEKGEIFYQEKPITGKCGYLGYMPQDDLLFPWLNVVENVLLPVRVKQENIKAARAKIAGLLPVFGLEEHAGHLPYQLSGGLRQRAAFLRTYMANARLLLLDEPFASLDAITRIQLQEWLKVISCDLKLSIILVTHDISEAISLGDVIQVMQSAPGKFIASFEVDRSLYGDETAKTDLKNKILGLVGQARP; encoded by the coding sequence ATGCTCCCGATCCTGAGGACCGTCTCGCTCTCCAAGTCCTTTCTGCTGGCTGGCAAACCCCGCTTGATCCTGGACGGTCTGGACTTCCAGATGGCGCCGGAAAGCTTCGTTTGCGTGGTCGGCAGCAGCGGATGCGGCAAGAGCACCTTCCTGGAGCTTCTGGCCGGGATCACCAGGCCGGAGAAGGGTGAGATCTTTTATCAGGAGAAACCGATCACCGGAAAGTGCGGTTATCTGGGCTACATGCCCCAGGACGATCTGCTTTTCCCCTGGCTCAATGTGGTGGAAAACGTGCTTCTGCCGGTGCGGGTCAAACAGGAAAACATCAAGGCTGCCAGGGCCAAGATCGCTGGATTGCTGCCGGTTTTCGGTTTGGAAGAGCACGCCGGACACCTGCCCTACCAGCTTTCCGGAGGGCTGCGCCAACGGGCGGCCTTTCTGCGCACCTACATGGCCAACGCCCGGCTCCTGCTCCTGGACGAGCCCTTTGCCAGTCTGGATGCCATCACCAGAATTCAACTGCAAGAATGGCTTAAAGTTATCTCATGTGATTTAAAGCTCAGCATCATACTTGTTACCCATGACATAAGCGAGGCAATAAGTTTGGGAGATGTGATCCAGGTAATGCAAAGCGCTCCGGGAAAGTTCATTGCCTCCTTTGAGGTCGACAGGTCTCTGTATGGGGATGAAACAGCCAAAACAGACCTGAAGAACAAGATCCTCGGGTTGGTGGGGCAGGCTAGGCCTTAG